From a region of the Mus pahari chromosome 12, PAHARI_EIJ_v1.1, whole genome shotgun sequence genome:
- the Dexi gene encoding dexamethasone-induced protein — protein sequence MPGARVAAHLDALGPLVSYVQPPLLPSMFYVGLFFVNVLILYYAFLMEYIVLNVGLVFLPEDLDQALVDLGVLSDPGSGLYDADSELDVFDGYLE from the coding sequence ATGCCCGGCGCCCGGGTCGCAGCCCACCTGGACGCTCTGGGCCCCCTGGTCTCCTACGTGCAGCCACCGCTGCTGCCCTCTATGTTCTACGTGGGCCTGTTCTTCGTCAACGTGCTGATCCTTTACTACGCCTTCCTCATGGAATACATCGTTCTCAATGTGGGCCTCGTCTTCCTGCCCGAGGACTTGGACCAGGCACTGGTGGACCTCGGCGTACTTTCAGACCCTGGCTCTGGCCTTTACGATGCCGACTCAGAGCTTGACGTCTTCGATGGATATTTGGAATAA